In the Streptobacillus moniliformis DSM 12112 genome, one interval contains:
- the rnc gene encoding ribonuclease III produces MKKMDLEKLMSKINYTFKNKKLLLEALTHSSYVNEHNFPNIKDNERLEFLGDSVMDLITTEYIYKNNLKSNEGELSKIKSQIISETVFSTISRDLNLGNYIFLSNGENMSGGRERNSVLGDVFEAMVGAIYLDSDYATTRDVVLKLLESKINNLDKIEWVSDYKSALQEITQLKYKVTPIYTVLSEIGPDHDKTFEIEVRVEERLYGKGVAKSKKMAEKIAAKQAIEKLNKEH; encoded by the coding sequence ATGAAAAAAATGGATTTAGAAAAATTAATGTCCAAAATAAATTATACTTTTAAAAACAAAAAGCTACTTTTAGAAGCCTTAACTCATAGTTCATATGTAAATGAACATAATTTTCCTAATATTAAGGATAATGAAAGATTAGAATTTTTAGGTGATTCTGTTATGGATTTAATTACAACAGAGTATATATACAAAAATAATTTAAAAAGTAATGAAGGAGAATTATCTAAAATAAAAAGTCAAATTATTAGTGAAACAGTATTTTCAACTATTTCAAGAGATTTAAATTTAGGAAATTATATTTTTTTGAGTAATGGTGAAAATATGTCAGGTGGAAGAGAAAGAAATTCAGTGTTAGGTGATGTATTTGAAGCTATGGTAGGAGCTATATATCTTGATTCAGATTATGCTACAACAAGAGATGTTGTACTTAAATTACTAGAATCTAAAATCAATAATTTAGATAAGATAGAATGGGTTTCAGATTATAAGTCAGCATTGCAAGAAATTACACAATTAAAATATAAGGTAACACCTATTTATACTGTATTAAGTGAGATAGGACCAGATCATGATAAAACTTTTGAAATAGAAGTAAGAGTTGAAGAAAGATTATATGGTAAAGGTGTAGCAAAAAGTAAGAAAATGGCAGAAAAAATTGCAGCAAAACAGGCTATAGAGAAATTAAATAAGGAGCATTAG
- a CDS encoding acyl carrier protein, with amino-acid sequence MFEEIKEIILDQLDIESENIRIDSKIVEDFGADSLDLIELASTIEEKYGFEVTKEEIKEIKTVNDLIKIVEEKRVK; translated from the coding sequence ATGTTTGAAGAAATTAAAGAAATAATATTAGATCAATTAGATATAGAAAGTGAAAATATAAGGATTGATTCTAAAATAGTTGAAGATTTCGGTGCAGATTCATTAGATTTAATTGAATTAGCCTCGACTATAGAAGAAAAATATGGATTTGAAGTTACAAAAGAAGAAATAAAAGAAATAAAAACAGTAAATGATTTAATTAAAATTGTTGAGGAGAAAAGAGTAAAATAA